ATGGGTTAAAAGTCACCCAATGTCTATTTTTTATGAATTATTTCTCCAAATATCTATTTAGTTTTGTTCAGAAGTTATAGGGTTTTGAACTGTACTAATCATCCCATTTCAACCCAAGCCTGTTTTGATCGTAATCCAACAAGCGCCCACCCACTCATGTTACCACCATTACAAAATGTACTTTATTGTATCTATACAAGTAAGGGTTACAAACTGACCACTTTGAGTAAGCGCTCTAGAGGCTGTTCAGTAACACTGGACCTTCCCGATCCAATTGATGGAACACCACCATGGTTTCCATCTGGACTAGTGAACTCTGCGAGTAAGGGTGAGGCCGATATTCCAGGAGTGCCTATAGCAAGAGATTGTGCAGGTAAAACACCAGATGGTTGTTGATGTCCAATGTTCCCAATGTTAGATAACGATGATACACCACCAAAATCCCCTGGGAGAGGTGATGCGGATGAAGTTGATGGAGATGGTACAGTGAATGGTGAATTTGCAGATTTGAACATAGTTGACTGGTCAATCTGAGGTGATGCATGCTGAGATAGTTGTGGAGAGGCAGCAGATAGGAGTTGAGGTGAAAACGGAGAACCTAATTTCATTTGTTGGTGATAAGCTGAACGTTGGGCTGATGTGGCTGCTTGTTGCTGCTGAAAGGCACCTGCTTTCGCACCCATCTGCTGCCTAAGTTTTATGTCACCACCATCGTTTATCTGATGAAGCTGAGCTACTTGGTTTCCTTGCAACTGCCCAGTCTGCTGCTGCTTCGTTTGTTGTTgaaattgttgttgttgctgttgttgcatAAGTTGCTGCTTATGAAGAAATTGTTGCTGCATTTGGCGGTTTTGAAATTGCTTCAGTTGCTGGTTCTGAAGCAGTTGTTCCTGTTGTTTTATATGTTGGCTTTGAAGAATATTGGAGTTTGACTGTAGTGACATTGGATTTATGTTTACTTGTTGAGGCCCACTCCGACTCATAGGATTCTGTTGCAAAGACCCACTAGAGACTTGAAGTAAGGAGTTCATACTGCTATTCTGACCTGGGTCAAGATTTGAACTGGGTTGTATGGAGTTCATTATGTTCTGTTGACCATTTGAACCTCCTGACATAGAAGGGCCAGAACTTTGCTGCAAACTTCCCACATTATTAGGTTGCATTGCTGCCATAGAACCCTGTACATTCATCTGATTATCATGTGATTGCGCTTGTGTCAACTGAGAAAGTGTTTGTTGTGATTGTTGTCCTGAATGCAAATGTTGTGGAGGAAGTGCTTGAGGTGGCTGTTGTGTTGGTGCGGGTTTCCGCCTATTCGAATTTATGACACTAACAATCTGCTTCTCGTAAGTAGCGAGCTTATCTTTATAATTTGCCTGAATACCATGCTTTGGGATCTGTAGGAATTGCATGAAACGCTCCAACATGTTTTTGAATACTTTCAGCTTCTCTAGTTGCTCGTTCTTTGGTTGCTGAGGAAGAGTTTCATTCTGGAAAACAGAAGTCTTTCATTGATTTAAGATCAAAAGACGAACTTTGCTACATAGCATATTATCTATAAATGGTTCTATATGCTTTTAAAATGAAAATTTGCCAACTTTGATATGAGCAACTGACTTACCTGCTGAAATTTGCCTAAAATTTTCTGGTACATGTCATTCAAATCCATTAAATACAGCTCCTTCATAGCTTTTATCTGTACTCAGAAAGAGAGAATATGACAGGAACAGAATTATATTTGATCTTACTAGACAATGAAATAATATTAAAAGTTGAATATTCCCCTATAGTTGCCTATAATATAAAGTCATAATGTAAATACTATCAATATGATTTATCACAAAAAAAGGAACTGTGCAAGTCCTGCCTTTCAGATTTTATCTTATTTTTGGATAAAGTGCCTTTCAGTAttacttttttttattttggtaaaaCCTTTGTATAAATAGAAGGGTGATACAGCATGATTACAAGCATTTTTCTTTTTTGTTATCAGCCATGAACTGCATTATTCAGAGATCTCATGCTTTGAAATCAATGTGAATTGTAACATAACTTAAATTTTCGTTTAGAACATTCAAGCTAGAGCCAAAAGTGGTAATAGGTAATTCAATGGGTCTACTAAATATGTTATTTCAAACAAAGCACCTTTTGATACACTTCCTCTTGCCAATCTCCGCCATTTGGGTTTACCGTCTGAGCTGTTGAATCTAATGATGCTACAAAAAAGTAAAAACTTGCATAAAAATCTCCCTGAAAGGAGCATATGAAAATATCATTAGAATGAAAAAACATGTTATACAAACAGAAACTAAGGTTATCATCATAGACAACTACCAACTCGCACCCCATATTCACCTGCCTTTCTTACCACAGATTGTTTCTTAGATGATACTTGCCATATCAAGCAGATTAAGTTGCCCATTATATCAACCTAACATCACTCTCTAGTAACCCTTGTGTATGATTATATGAAAGTTCAACATATCTGTCTTAGTAAAAAGTCTCTTCTTTTGCTCAGCAGAATATTAGGGTTATAAAACACAAGTGGGCTCATGTTGAGTTAAATCTACAATTTCTATATAGATGCTCTGTGACATAATCAAAAGAACCAAAGAGCTTATGGCCTAGCGGTACCGTCAACCTGTTGTGAGTTCGAGTCCTTTCGTGGACTATTTAATGGGCGTGTGTGTGTTTGTCGTTCATAAAAAAAGATGGTTGAATTCAGAACGTTGATTAACTTGAGTTGGCTAGTGGAAATACGTCAAGAAGTGATTACGGGTTGCCAAAAGAATGAGCCAAATTCTTTTAACATGTCAAGAGCCACTCATAGATAGGCCTAACAGTACTTAGTTAATTTTGACTATATCAAAAGATGTAGCGTTTCATTTCAAGTATTATACTAAAAGAATTTATGATTAACCGATGATGTTGGATGTGAATGAAAAACTAGTATAAAATAAGATGGGTAGGTTCAAAACAACTGGTCATTGATTGCGGAATATGAACATTCGGTTAACCAATTTCTAAATTAAAGAAAAAAATAATCATATAATACAAAAGTGTCACTGCCATTACGTTCTTACAGGgttgcagaactcggaattactcCGCGAGTACTCGGTTTTTGCAACTCAGGGAGCACTCGGTCAAAACTCTTCCAAAACTTGGATTACTTGGAAAAACGGTCAAAACTCGGACATACTCAGGATTACTCGGAAAATCAATGAAAAACGAGTAAAAAATAGGTCAAAATGGTCAAAGTCGAACTTGGTCAACATCCTAGTACTCCCCAAGTACTCGCCGAGGTGCCCGACCAAGTATTCCCAGAATGTCCCGACCGAGTACTCCCTGAGTAGCAACCTTGCGTTCTTGTGAAATCAAGTCATGAAATAAAGTTGAATATTTAAAAATAGACATATAGTTATCTAATAAAACCTTACTTGATGAAACCTCTGGCATCGGTCGCTGTTGTTGAAATAGTTGTTTCTGCTGATCAATCATGTTTTGCTGCTGAAAGCCACCTGACGTTGGAAGCCTTTGCTGCATGTTTGGCAGCAAATTTGTCTGTTGTTGCATACCCGCCTGCTGTGATTGTATATGAGGCATCGCCTGTTGCTGTaactgtggttgtgattgttgaacTTGCGTTGATAACAAAGTCGCTGAGTTCTGTTGATTCTGTTGTTGAATTGGCATCTTAGATTGTGGCATGTGCTGCCCTGATTGCTGACCGGTCAGCATGCTGGAGTTACCAGATTGACTTCCAAGCAtcggctgctgctgctgctgaccaGATGCATTACTTTGAGAGATCAAATGTTGCTGTTGCATGCTAGAAAGATTGTTTTGCTGACCAATCATATGCTGTTGTGGCTGCTGTATTCCAGAAAGCTTATTTTGCTGGCCAATCAAcctctgctgctgctgctgctgctgcataTCGGAGTAGCTATTTTGTTGTCCAATAAGTGGAGACTGTTGCATGTTTGTAGTATTAGTCTGTTGCTGCCCCATTGTATTCGGTTGTGTTTGTTGCTGCTGCTGTGTTGGTTGTACTTGTGGCTGTCTTTGTTGTCTTAAAACTGATTGTTGATGGTTCATCAATGGTTGTGATGACTGAGGTACAGCTGACTGCTGATTTTGAACTGTTTGCATCATTGATGGTTGCATATTAGATTGCTGAGATGATTGCATATGACCAGGTTGCAACAAATTCTGTTGTTGCTGAATGTGTGATTGCATTGGGGGCGTGATATTACTCTGTTGAAGCTTCTGTTTTGCAAGTTGATGTAACTGTTGTTGATATAGATATTGTGAGTTttgagattgttgttgttgttgctgttgttgctgttggggAGCAAGTTGTTGCCCCCCAGGCATCTGCCTTTGATTTGCAAAGTTATTGGACCCCATTGTGTTTCCTACAGTAACTTGTTGAAGTCCAGACATGTTTTGCATGTTCTGCAAGTTTGAATTTTGGCCAGGAACATTTGACAGGGTAGATTGTGGCAAGCCACTACCAGATGATAAACTAGATGAACCTTGAATTCCAGCGGAGTTCATGTTATTGTGAATGTTCTGCGACATCATCTGTTGTTGTCCTGACTGATTAAGATTTGAAGGCACTGGAATAGGAAGTTGTTGTCCTTGGTTATTCACTTGTGGCATGAGTTGAGAACCTATTCAATCGGGAGAAAGTAGTAAATAAAAGAATATAGTCTGCGCTGCTTACAATATGTCAAAATATTCAAAGATTCTTCCTACAAATATTAACTTTTAGTAAACTGTTTTTTTGAAAATACCTGGATCTGAGGGGTTTATACTATTGCCAGCAGAGTTCGACTGCATACCGTCTGGCATGGAATTTTGTGATCTAGTCTCCATAGTCAGCATCTTCAAGGATATCTTACGAAGATAATCAGACTACAGAAAAATGAACTAAGAAAATTAGTCCCCAATTACCTTATGGTGTATGAGAAACGTGATATCATTTCCTAGTTCTATATTTGTAGTACTTGGCTCATCGATCTATATCATCATTCCACAAAAGCGAAAAGCAAAAAACTACAATATATTTGTAAAAGATAAAGAGTACAACGAACCTGGCTTGTGGCAGCAGTATAAATCTTCTCTTCAAACCTCTCAGCTATTTTTTTAAGTTCCTGTAGCCCCTCATGTCCAGAGAATGGAAGATGCCTCTTCAAGGTATCCATTCTGTGCAAGAGAAGCACATGTTGGTCATATAACATAGTTTAAAGACATCAGtttaacaaacaaataaaaaaaaagtgTAGAAAAGTCACTATAAACAATGTGATAAAACTGCTACTGTGAGGAAGAAAAAATAAATATCAGCCAGAAGAAAAAAAAACCAACATCAATGGCGACAATGTAGAAAGATGAAATTTATAAAGCTATAAACTCGGTTAAACAGATGCAATACTTTCGGACAATAACAATTTCTAATGAACCTAACTAAGCAATTCCATTTAATGTTAGCACTTAAAAGTTACGATTATCATTCTTCTATACATAATTCAACACTGTTAATCCCAACCATTAGAATAACTTTATGAGAATGACATCAATCAATATACATACATCTTGTTCACGATCCTTTGCCGCGAATCTGCTTGCAGCTGAGACCTCCAATCACCATTTTCCAAGGAGGAGTCACCAACCGCACCGCCTGAAACCTGCATAGGCCTCCAATTACCATTATCCATCTCCTATTTGACGCCTGATTTTCAATCCTATAGTAAACAGTATAAACAAATTAACGTTAGCAAATATCAATTTtgtctatatttacacatatatgtAGATGAGTATGTGTATGTGTGCCACACATTTTtactacgttttttttttttttaattttaatttcaaacTTGCAACGGATTGTATTGTATTGGTCTTATATTCATATCAATTTGGCATATTTGAAATCAACTGCAACTAATCTAACTACATATCACTGAAAATCAGtactttataattaattaattataaattccAGTACAATTTTGTGAAAACTAGGTCAACAATGAAATAGCGTACATACCTTAAAGACGCCTAAATCACGAAACTAGGGTTTTGGAAGCGCACACGAATATGATCGGTACTTCGATGGTGAAAGTGAAGACGACAATGATCGGTGGAAAGGATCAAAAGAATTTGATTTTAGTTGAGCACGAATACGATCTGTCTGTATATATAATGTAAGAATGTATAGATACAGTATACAAATTTGGTTTGCAGACTACGGTTGAGCATTCAATCATACTTGCTAATTTTAGTCATAGATTTGGTCCTTAAACTACTATTTTTTTCAATTTTAGTCCCTTCTTTATAAGGTATTCACATTTGGTCCCGATAttcatatattgttatatatatatattgtttcgttgTTCCTGTTTCGTTGTGTAAAAAATGACTTTTTTGATGCTTATAAATTTTTATAATATAATTCTTTAACTGACGTATTATTTTGTGATTAAATCtgattaattatatatatcatcgaaACACTCAAGAAACTTTTTACGTGTCTTATGTCATCACCATTCAAACCTTTTTGCCTGAATCTCATTTAATATCATCGAAACACTCAAGCAACTTTTTACGTAGACACCTTGGTTCATATTTTCCAAATGTAATATCCGGTTAGCCACGCAATTGACTTGACTGCCATACTTTCTTCTCCATTATGTCCAGCCAATGAAAGACTTGATCCTAAATCTCTATAGCTAGAAGACTAGGGAGTGATTCAAAGTTTCGATATCATTATTACACAAAGAACATCGTAATGAATCAAGATTGATACCCTTCGATCGAGTTCAACTCTTAAAGTTTGTTAGGTTTTGCAAGCCACACGAAGTCCAGTTTCAAGAAGCCTCACCTACAGGGACTGCCCATTTATACCTATCACAAACTAATGCGTTCTTTACAGCTTCAAGGCAATAAAGTCTGTTATACCTGACCTTCAAAAGCCACTTCCAATCCAGCGATCTTCCTATAATTTTGTGCTATTTCCAAAGCCAATAACCTTTTTAAACGACTTAGTAAATTTCATACCAAAGTTATCAGTTACATTACCAATGAGATCAGTGGTTACTTAAGCCCTCTATTTGGGCCGAGAGACAAAGGAAGCCTGATTAACCAACCCATGCCTCACACCCCCGTCATACCCACATATTTTTCTTGATTACCCGAACCCAAAGGGAATTTGACTCGACACGAAAAcgccatcacaattttcttaaaACTGCTAGTTTTATTCCATGTAGTGACTCGATATTTAAGAATCCTTCACCATAATAAATCATAAGCTTGCAGAATTAAATCCTATTTAAcatgtgacaacccgaaattttttgaccaaatttaaactttatctttaaatgatttaatgttttcgacacgataagcaaagtttgtaatgttaagtcacgaaagttttgaaactatattcatgtaatcaattattctttgactgttctcgaagattcacgaacaatatatataacttaatgtgtgtgtgtgtgtatatatatatatatatatatatatatatatatatgatttcaagttatttagtaaacgatagtaacattcgattattgattcgattgatatttagataagttaactaaaacgtttaagatgaaccagtaaaacactaatttgctacagtattttcgaattgctacagtacccaaaaagctacagtgttttcgaaaatcactatttactacagtaaaaaaaactttgctacagtacctttgctaaattaaaacactatttcaaaatgaaaatgtatatatgtatatgtatatacgacgagacgatgatttatagaagtaaatgaccaaaacactcgaaagtttaagatacactttgagtgatatagtttattgataatttaagactatattttaacaaaggtacgagtcacgaaacgtaaagagccagttttctcagcgtacgaatggacattcgaaaaatcagaaccgggacataagtcgagtgatgacgtacgacttatcggaacaaaaattacaggttaactatgcatgagaatttaatataatatataaataattatataaattaaatatattatatatattatataataatatgtcgacaaggtacacgttaaacaaatgtgagctgtaaaacatccccatgcgatcgcatgggaaaaggccttgggagccatgcgatcgcatggcagacctggcctgaccacatctataaatttgatcGAATTCTGCTTTGTAAAACACATATCTCTCTCAATCTATATTACTTcctctgtatttattttatttatattattattattattattattattattattattattattattattattattattattattattattattattataaatcttattattattattattattattagtattatacataaaatactacaacgaggccatgagcgggtcacttttgaaatgggttttcgagcgggatagagctaaggaaactatgggttatagctatgaaggttatgggtattgctcgggGGTTATGACCagagtcaaaggtcaaacctagtgtttatcatctctgttgcgtctacgtactttcctgcaatattgaatcacaatattgatacgtgagcattcatatcttatcttttatatattaatagtgtatacatgtctagtgctcgagtatatatgtttaggcatgcttgtatgctaaatttcgtcgttaaacagtttatgatgaatcacgaattaaatacatatattatgataaaaggtatatgatatgcatgtttttggaaagctggcgaaaaatcaataacttttcatttagatatcgaatag
This genomic window from Rutidosis leptorrhynchoides isolate AG116_Rl617_1_P2 chromosome 2, CSIRO_AGI_Rlap_v1, whole genome shotgun sequence contains:
- the LOC139894386 gene encoding mediator of RNA polymerase II transcription subunit 15a-like isoform X1 produces the protein MDNGNWRPMQVSGGAVGDSSLENGDWRSQLQADSRQRIVNKIMDTLKRHLPFSGHEGLQELKKIAERFEEKIYTAATSQSDYLRKISLKMLTMETRSQNSMPDGMQSNSAGNSINPSDPGSQLMPQVNNQGQQLPIPVPSNLNQSGQQQMMSQNIHNNMNSAGIQGSSSLSSGSGLPQSTLSNVPGQNSNLQNMQNMSGLQQVTVGNTMGSNNFANQRQMPGGQQLAPQQQQQQQQQQSQNSQYLYQQQLHQLAKQKLQQSNITPPMQSHIQQQQNLLQPGHMQSSQQSNMQPSMMQTVQNQQSAVPQSSQPLMNHQQSVLRQQRQPQVQPTQQQQQTQPNTMGQQQTNTTNMQQSPLIGQQNSYSDMQQQQQQQRLIGQQNKLSGIQQPQQHMIGQQNNLSSMQQQHLISQSNASGQQQQQPMLGSQSGNSSMLTGQQSGQHMPQSKMPIQQQNQQNSATLLSTQVQQSQPQLQQQAMPHIQSQQAGMQQQTNLLPNMQQRLPTSGGFQQQNMIDQQKQLFQQQRPMPEVSSTSLDSTAQTVNPNGGDWQEEVYQKIKAMKELYLMDLNDMYQKILGKFQQTSVFQNETLPQQPKNEQLEKLKVFKNMLERFMQFLQIPKHGIQANYKDKLATYEKQIVSVINSNRRKPAPTQQPPQALPPQHLHSGQQSQQTLSQLTQAQSHDNQMNVQGSMAAMQPNNVGSLQQSSGPSMSGGSNGQQNIMNSIQPSSNLDPGQNSSMNSLLQVSSGSLQQNPMSRSGPQQVNINPMSLQSNSNILQSQHIKQQEQLLQNQQLKQFQNRQMQQQFLHKQQLMQQQQQQQFQQQTKQQQTGQLQGNQVAQLHQINDGGDIKLRQQMGAKAGAFQQQQAATSAQRSAYHQQMKLGSPFSPQLLSAASPQLSQHASPQIDQSTMFKSANSPFTVPSPSTSSASPLPGDFGGVSSLSNIGNIGHQQPSGVLPAQSLAIGTPGISASPLLAEFTSPDGNHGGVPSIGSGRSSVTEQPLERLLKVVKSISPQALSASVSDIGSVVSMIDRIAGSAPGNGSRAAVGEDLVAMTKCRLQARNFVTQDGTNGMRKMKRFTSAMPLNVVSSAGSVNDSYKQLNNADTSELDSTASSAIKKPRVEANHALLEEIKEINRGLIDTVVGLSEEDADPTAASAASEGGDGTIVKCSFSAVALGPNLKSQYASAQMSPIQPLRLLVPANYPNCSPILLDKFPAEVSKEFEDLSLKTKSRFSISLRSLSQPMSLKDIAKTWDVCARAVISEYAQQTGGGTFSSKYGTWENCLSAA
- the LOC139894386 gene encoding mediator of RNA polymerase II transcription subunit 15a-like isoform X2; translated protein: MDNGNWRPMQVSGGAVGDSSLENGDWRSQLQADSRQRIVNKIMDTLKRHLPFSGHEGLQELKKIAERFEEKIYTAATSQSDYLRKISLKMLTMETRSQNSMPDGMQSNSAGNSINPSDPGSQLMPQVNNQGQQLPIPVPSNLNQSGQQQMMSQNIHNNMNSAGIQGSSSLSSGSGLPQSTLSNVPGQNSNLQNMQNMSGLQQVTVGNTMGSNNFANQRQMPGGQQLAPQQQQQQQQQQSQNSQYLYQQQLHQLAKQKLQQSNITPPMQSHIQQQQNLLQPGHMQSSQQSNMQPSMMQTVQNQQSAVPQSSQPLMNHQQSVLRQQRQPQVQPTQQQQQTQPNTMGQQQTNTTNMQQSPLIGQQNSYSDMQQQQQQQRLIGQQNKLSGIQQPQQHMIGQQNNLSSMQQQHLISQSNASGQQQQQPMLGSQSGNSSMLTGQQSGQHMPQSKMPIQQQNQQNSATLLSTQVQQSQPQLQQQAMPHIQSQQAGMQQQTNLLPNMQQRLPTSGGFQQQNMIDQQKQLFQQQRPMPEVSSTSLDSTAQTVNPNGGDWQEEVYQKIKAMKELYLMDLNDMYQKILGKFQQNETLPQQPKNEQLEKLKVFKNMLERFMQFLQIPKHGIQANYKDKLATYEKQIVSVINSNRRKPAPTQQPPQALPPQHLHSGQQSQQTLSQLTQAQSHDNQMNVQGSMAAMQPNNVGSLQQSSGPSMSGGSNGQQNIMNSIQPSSNLDPGQNSSMNSLLQVSSGSLQQNPMSRSGPQQVNINPMSLQSNSNILQSQHIKQQEQLLQNQQLKQFQNRQMQQQFLHKQQLMQQQQQQQFQQQTKQQQTGQLQGNQVAQLHQINDGGDIKLRQQMGAKAGAFQQQQAATSAQRSAYHQQMKLGSPFSPQLLSAASPQLSQHASPQIDQSTMFKSANSPFTVPSPSTSSASPLPGDFGGVSSLSNIGNIGHQQPSGVLPAQSLAIGTPGISASPLLAEFTSPDGNHGGVPSIGSGRSSVTEQPLERLLKVVKSISPQALSASVSDIGSVVSMIDRIAGSAPGNGSRAAVGEDLVAMTKCRLQARNFVTQDGTNGMRKMKRFTSAMPLNVVSSAGSVNDSYKQLNNADTSELDSTASSAIKKPRVEANHALLEEIKEINRGLIDTVVGLSEEDADPTAASAASEGGDGTIVKCSFSAVALGPNLKSQYASAQMSPIQPLRLLVPANYPNCSPILLDKFPAEVSKEFEDLSLKTKSRFSISLRSLSQPMSLKDIAKTWDVCARAVISEYAQQTGGGTFSSKYGTWENCLSAA
- the LOC139894386 gene encoding mediator of RNA polymerase II transcription subunit 15a-like isoform X3, with the translated sequence MDTLKRHLPFSGHEGLQELKKIAERFEEKIYTAATSQSDYLRKISLKMLTMETRSQNSMPDGMQSNSAGNSINPSDPGSQLMPQVNNQGQQLPIPVPSNLNQSGQQQMMSQNIHNNMNSAGIQGSSSLSSGSGLPQSTLSNVPGQNSNLQNMQNMSGLQQVTVGNTMGSNNFANQRQMPGGQQLAPQQQQQQQQQQSQNSQYLYQQQLHQLAKQKLQQSNITPPMQSHIQQQQNLLQPGHMQSSQQSNMQPSMMQTVQNQQSAVPQSSQPLMNHQQSVLRQQRQPQVQPTQQQQQTQPNTMGQQQTNTTNMQQSPLIGQQNSYSDMQQQQQQQRLIGQQNKLSGIQQPQQHMIGQQNNLSSMQQQHLISQSNASGQQQQQPMLGSQSGNSSMLTGQQSGQHMPQSKMPIQQQNQQNSATLLSTQVQQSQPQLQQQAMPHIQSQQAGMQQQTNLLPNMQQRLPTSGGFQQQNMIDQQKQLFQQQRPMPEVSSTSLDSTAQTVNPNGGDWQEEVYQKIKAMKELYLMDLNDMYQKILGKFQQTSVFQNETLPQQPKNEQLEKLKVFKNMLERFMQFLQIPKHGIQANYKDKLATYEKQIVSVINSNRRKPAPTQQPPQALPPQHLHSGQQSQQTLSQLTQAQSHDNQMNVQGSMAAMQPNNVGSLQQSSGPSMSGGSNGQQNIMNSIQPSSNLDPGQNSSMNSLLQVSSGSLQQNPMSRSGPQQVNINPMSLQSNSNILQSQHIKQQEQLLQNQQLKQFQNRQMQQQFLHKQQLMQQQQQQQFQQQTKQQQTGQLQGNQVAQLHQINDGGDIKLRQQMGAKAGAFQQQQAATSAQRSAYHQQMKLGSPFSPQLLSAASPQLSQHASPQIDQSTMFKSANSPFTVPSPSTSSASPLPGDFGGVSSLSNIGNIGHQQPSGVLPAQSLAIGTPGISASPLLAEFTSPDGNHGGVPSIGSGRSSVTEQPLERLLKVVKSISPQALSASVSDIGSVVSMIDRIAGSAPGNGSRAAVGEDLVAMTKCRLQARNFVTQDGTNGMRKMKRFTSAMPLNVVSSAGSVNDSYKQLNNADTSELDSTASSAIKKPRVEANHALLEEIKEINRGLIDTVVGLSEEDADPTAASAASEGGDGTIVKCSFSAVALGPNLKSQYASAQMSPIQPLRLLVPANYPNCSPILLDKFPAEVSKEFEDLSLKTKSRFSISLRSLSQPMSLKDIAKTWDVCARAVISEYAQQTGGGTFSSKYGTWENCLSAA